TATAATGTGTAAACGTGCGGGGATGGGAAGCGGCGCGCCGGGCTTCACAGCTGGCGGAGACGGAGGGATTCGAACCCTCGATAGGCCTTTACAAGCCTATAACGGTTTAGCAAACCGCCGCCTTCAGCCACTCGGCCACGTCTCCGGCTTTGTCGGGTATGCCCGACCCCGCGGCGAGCCGCAAGCGGCAGAATTGCGGCTGGCGGGTTTCTTTGCACATGAAAGCTTTGACAGCGACGGCAAGCCAAGGACGGGTCGGGAACTGGCCGACGTCCGGGGCGCCGGCCGGCCGTCGTCACGCCCGCACAGCGGGTCGCCATCGCGTCAGTTGGCCGGCATCGATATTGTCGCGCGCGAAATCTCGGCACCAGCGCGGTAGTTTCGAGCCTCGAAGCGCGAGCGGGCGGCCGTTGTTCTCTCCAGCAAAGGCGACTAGAGTTTTTGCACCAGTCCGCCAAAGCACAGACCCGTCATCGGGGTCCGGAAATCCAATCACATGTCGCAGCAAAGCCGCAACAAGGGAGCTTCGGCCCCCTCCTCACTCCGTCCGTCGGCTATTCTGGACCAGGCAATTGCGGCGCACCGTTCGGGCAATCTGTCGGATGCAGAGCGGGTCTACACGACCATCCTGAGGGGAAGCAGAACGCATCCCGTCGCGCTCCATATGCTGGGGCTGTTGCACGCCCAGCGCGGCAATTTCGCGGACGCCGAGCCATTGCTCAAGAAGGCTGCCCGCGTCGACTCCGGCAATCCCGACGTTCTTTTCAACTATGCCAACGTGCTGCGTGCACTTGACAAGACAGACGATGCGCTCGCCTGGCTTGCGAAAGCGATTGCGCTGTCGCCGAACTTCGCCGATGCGCATCTCAATCGCGGAGCGATCCTGATCGCACGGCGGGAGCTTCACGGCGCCATCGCGGAATTTGATCGCGCCATTGCGATCGCGCCATCGAGCGCAGCGTTCGCAAACCGAGGCAGTGCGTTCCAGCAGCTGGGTCAGCTCATTGAAGCGCATGACAGCTACCAACGTGCCGTCGAGCTTGCACCGTCGAATCCACAGTACCATTTCGTCTTGTCCGAGGTCCTTACCCAAATGGGCCGAGACGACCAAGCAATCGGGGCGCTCGAAAGAACGGTCGCACTGGATAAGGCCTTTCCGTTCGCGTTGAGCAAGCTCGTTGCTTTCAGGCAGAAACGCGCCGACTGGCGCAGTTTTGGGCGTGAACAGGCCGCCCTGGACGAGGCCGTCGAATCCGGCGTGGCCGTCGACCCCTTCACCTTCTTTCATGCCTCGTCGTCTCCCGCACGCCAGTTGACCTGCGTGAAGACATATGTCGCCGAGGTCGCCCCGGAACGAGGTGTCGCGGTACCCACAACGACGTCACCGGTTTCCCGGTTGCGGGTCGCGTACCTGTCTGCCGATTTTCGCAGTCACGCCACCGCGCATTTGACGGCCGGACTTTTCGAGGAGCACGACCGCGAGCGCTTCGACGTCAGCGCCATCTCCTACGGACCGGATGACCGCAGCGAGATGCGCAACCGCCTGAAGGCAGCATTCGAACGCTTTGAAGACGTCAGCCATCTTACCGACGAGGACGTGGTCAAGCTGATACGGCAGCTCGACATTGACGTCCTCGTCGATCTGGGAGGCTTCACCGCCGGCGCGCGGCCGAAAATCCTTGCGCACCGGGCGGCTCCCATCCAGGTCAACTATCTCGGGTTTCCCGGCACGATGGGCGCGTCATACATCGACTACGTCATGGCCGACCGGATCGTCATCCCCGAAGAAGAGCAGAAGCATTACGCCGAGAAGGTGATTTATCTCCCCGACAGCTATCAGGTGACCGACGCGAGGCGACCGCCCCTGCCAAATGTACCTGCTAGGAGCGCGGTCGGACTGGCGGACGACGCATTCGTCTACTGCGCGTTCAACAGAACGTCGAAGATCACGCCCCTAATGTTCGATGTCTGGATGAGGCTGCTGACCAGGACCGCCGGCAGCGTCCTTTGGCTGCTTGATGGGGACCCGATCGCCGGGGAGAACCTGAGGCGTGAAGCCGTTGCGCGCGGCATCGCCGCCGAGAGGATCGTGTTCGCACCACACGTCCCTGCCGATGAACACTTGGCGCGTCACCAGCTCGCCGATCTGTTCCTGGACACACAGCCCTACAATGCCCATACCGCGGCCAGCGACGCCCTTTGGGCTGGCTTGCCGGTTCTGACCTGCCTCGGCACCGCCTTTGCGGGACGTGTTGCAGCCAGTCTCCTGAATGCTGTCGGCCTTCCTGAGCTGGTGACGCGATCGTTGGACGAATATGAGGGTTTGGCGCTTCGGATCGCGCACGATTCCGAACTTCGAACCGCCCTCAAGCGCAAGCTGGCGATGCATCGGTCCACCTGGCCTCTCTTCGATACTGTCGGCATGACGCGACACATCGAAAAGGCCCTCAATGAAATGTGGCGCCGTCATTGCGCCGGCGAAGCGCCGGCCTCGTTTGCCGTCTAAATCTCATCATGAGGTCGCCTTGGCGCATCGCACCGATCGGTCCAGGTTCGGTTCCCGACGGCGGAGTGAACCGCTCAGTGCGCGGTAGCCCAGGCCCTCGCCTCGCGCTGCGCGGCGGCGATCTCGGCATCCGACATCTGCCCGGCGACTTCCTGGCGGAGCGCGATGGCGTCCTTGCGGCCCTTCAGCGCCGCGAGGTTGAACCATTTGTGCGCGGCAATGAGATCAACGAGACCGGAGCGGCCGCTCGCCCAATACATGCCCCGCTCGAACAGCACGTCCGACAGCGCGCTCGCGTCGATCGGTGTCGCCGCCTCCAGATTGAAAGTCCCCTGATACATGTCGCATCCCCTTTATTGTCGTGCCGCCTCGTTTCCCCGAGTGCGGCTCCCGTCCAAACTGTTCAACTCGTCCCCATGCCGTTTTGCCGGCTTGTTGAGAGCGATCTTGGCGAGCAAATTTGAATGGCAGTTTAAGTAGTGCGATGAAGGGGACGTAAACGCGAGGCCACGCGGCGCGGCTGCAAAAATGCAAGAAGTCCTCGAATCACAAGCACTTCCGCGATTCGTTGGACGAGGTTCACGGTGCCGATTTTTGCAGAGTGATAACCATTGCGACGGGTCCGAATACGGGTGGCGTGATCCGAGCGCCCAAAACATCAGCTGTCATCGTCCGGGCTTGACCGGGCGATCCAGTACTCCGGGATGTTTGTAATTGAGCCGAGGAGCCGCGGCGTAATGGATGGCCCGAAAGCCGGGCCAGGACACCGGTGTGTGTGTGTGCGCAACGGTTACGCCCGCCTCGTCGACAGCGCTGCCACGTCCCGGATCTACAATTGAGAGAAATGAAAACGCCGGCGAGGATCCCGGCTACTCGAACGAGGGCGTCGGCGAACACGTCAGGACCAGATTTCATTTTTGCCGCGAGGCTACTCATGAAATTGCGGAGCCGATAAAGGCGAACCGCACCGAACGAAGAAAACTCGTTTCTTCTGCCGGACCGGACCTTAACGAGCAAGCTCGGCAAGGTGGGACGATCCGACCGTTGACCTGATGTCTCGCCGACACCCTCTATCGCCGATCAGAGCCCGGTTGACTGAGACCTGTCCTGCCGGAGGCAAACCAGATCGCAGAAGGCGCTGATGACGTGCCGGCCGTCAGAGAGGCCGACGACTTCAAGAGCGAAGTTACTTCTTCTTCTTCGCGACCTTGCGGGTCTTCTTCGCAGTCTTCTTCACTGCGCTCTTCGCCTTCTTCGCCTTCTTCGCTTTCTTCGCCATGTTGCCCTCCGATGTGAGATGGCTTAATCGCTGCGTGCATTCGGGGATCGAATGCACTTCATCCCGAATACACCAACACGGCGAAAAAAACATCTTCTCGCTTAAGGAAGTGTTGACGCAGCAAAGCGCGCAAGTACTCCGCGCTTCGCGCACGCGCTCGACGAGTCGTTCGATCGTCTATGCAAAAAGTGCCTGCCGCATCGACGCGGGCGAAAGCATCGGTTGCAAGAAAACCCTATGCTGCAAGCGCATTCCGCATTCCCACGTTGCGCGCGATCGACGCGCCGTCGCGCGTTGCGTCTGGTTCGAAGGCGCACGAAGTGCGTTTCGCGGACTCTGAGTCGCGAATTTTGGCAACGAAAATATTTTCATGCTTAACGGCACGATCGCCCGCCGGAGCGCGCTCGAAGCCGCCGTTTTCCGCGAATCGAAGACGGCGATTCGGTTGCGCCTGGGCGGTGCGAGCGAGACGACGTTGGTGTCGCCGCGTGCGCGCGACGGATGCGCAAGAGGAGGATTACGGTGACGGCACGCGCCGTCACCGCAAGGTGTCAGTTGCCGAGCTTGGACTTCAAGAGGTCGTTGACCGCTTGCGGGTTGGCCTTGCCGCCGGACGACTTCATCACCTGGCCGACGAACCAGCCGAGCGCCTGCGGCTTGTCCTTGACTTGCGCGACCTTGTCGGGATTGGCCGCGATGATGTCGTCCACCACCTTCTCGATCGCGGAGAGGTCGGTGACCTGCTTCATTCCGCGGCTCTCAACCAGCGCGCGGGGATCGCCGCCCTCCTGCCAGACGATCTCGAACAGGTCCTTGGCGATCTTTCCGCTGATCGTGCCCTCGCCGATCAGGTCGATGATCGCGGCAAGCTGCCCGGACGAGACCGGAGAGGCCGTAATATCGTGGCCTTCCTTGTTGAGACGGCCGAACAGCTCGTTGATCACCCAGTTCGCCGCCATCTTGCCGTCGCGGGTGCGATTGGCGAGCCTGTCCAGCACGGTCTCGTAGAAGTCAGCGCTTTCGCGCTCGGCGACGAGCACGCTCGCGTCATAGGCCGAGAGGCCGAAGTCGGCGACAAAGCGCGTCTTCTTCTGATCGGGCAACTCCGGCAGCTTCGCCTTCAGCTCGTCAACGAAGCTTTGCGAGAATTCCAGCGGCAGCAGATCCGGATCGGGGAAGTAGCGATAGTCATGCGCCTCCTCCTTGGACCGCATCGAGCGCGTCTCGCCCTTGTTGGCGTCGTAGAGCCGTGTCTCCTGGTCGATCTCGCCACCGTCCTCGAGGATCTCGATCTGGCGCCGCGCCTCGTACTCGATCGCTTGTCCGATGAAGTTGATCGAGTTCATGTTCTTGATCTCGCAGCGGGTGCCGAGCGGCCCGCCGGGCTTGCGCACCGAGACGTTGACGTCGGCACGCAGATTCCCCTTCTCCATATCGCCGTCGCAGGTGCCGAGATAGCGCAGGATCGAGCGCAGCTTGGTTACATAGGCCTTGGCCTGCTCGGCGTCGCGGATGTCCGGTTTTGAGACGATCTCCATCAGCGCCACGCCGCAGCGGTTGAGATCGACGAAGGACAGCGACGGCGACTGGTCGTGCAGTAACTTGCCGGCGTCCTGCTCCAGATGCAGCCGCTCGATGCCGACGGTGACGCTGCGGCCGCCGTCGAGCTCGACGATCACCTCGCCCTCGCCGACAACAGGCGACTTGTACTGGCTGATCTGGTAGCCCTGCGGCGAGTCCGGATAGAAATAGTTTTTGCGGTCGAACACCGAACGCAGGTTGATCTTTGCGTTCAGACCGAGCCCGGTCCGGACAGCCTGCCTGACGCATTCCTCGTTGATGACGGGCAGCATGCCCGGCATCGCCGCGTCGACCAGAGACACATGCGTGTTCGGCTCGCCGCCGAACGCAGTCGAGGCGCCCGAGAACAGCTTTGAGTTCGACGTCACCTGGGCGTGGATCTCCATGCCGATGACCATCTCCCAGTCGCCGGTGGCGCCTTTGAGAAGCTTGTGCGTGGCCGTGCTCATGTCGTGCTCCCGAGCAGCGCGGCAGCGATCCGCTCCCACTCCGCCTGCAATGTATCCTTCGCCGCCGGTTGCCCTGCCTGACGGTACCAGTAACCGGCATTGCCGAGATCGCCTTCGACGCGGTGCAAGTATGCGTGCACCCAGGCGGCCTCGCGGCTGCTGTCGTCCTGAACGATCTTGTGCGCCCGGTCCCAGTCGCCCTTGGCGGCCCACCACAGCCCTGCGAGCGGCGCGCTGAGCTCCGGCGCGGGCGCTGCGCCGTCGAGGCTGGCGATGTACGCCGCCATGTTCACCACCACCTCGCAGGCGTGAAGCGCCCCGCCGCCTGCTCGATCACCTCGCCGAGCGAGAACAGCGTCTCTTCATCGAAGGGCCGGCCGATCAGTTGCAGGCCGAGCGGCAGGCCCTGCGCGTCCTTGCCGGCCGGCACGGCGATGCCGGGCAGGCCGGCCATGTTCACGGTCACTGTGAAGATGTCGTTGAGATACATCTCGACCGGATCGGCGCCGCCCTTCTCGCCGATGCCGAAGGCAGCCGACGGCGTCGCCGGCGTCAGGATCGCGTCGACGCCCATGGCGAAGCAATCCTCAAAATCCTTCTTGATCAGCATCCGCACCTTCTGCGCGCGCAGGTAATAGGCATCGTAATAGCCGGCAGAGAGCACGTAGGTGCCGATCATGACGCGGCGCTTCACCTCGGCGCCAAAACCTTCAGCGCGGGTGTTCTCGTACATCTCGACGACGTTCCTGCCCTGCTCGCGCAGGCCGTAGCGCACGCCGTCATAGCGCGCCAGGTTCGAGGAAGCTTCCGCCGGCGCCACGATGTAATAGGCCGGCAGCGCGTATCTGGTGTGCGGCAGCGACACCTCGACGAGCTCGGCGCCGGCCGCTTTCAGCCAGGCCGCCCCCGCTTCCCAAAGCTTTTCGATCTCGGCCGGCATGCCGTCGAGGCGATATTCCTTGGGAATGCCGATCTTCATGCCTTTCACGGACTTGCCGACCGCAGCCTCGTAGTCCGGCACGGCGATGTCGACAGATGTCGTGTCCTTGGGGTCGTGGCCGGCCATCGAGCGCAGCAGCATCGCGCTATCGCGCACGCTGCGCGCGATGGGACCGGCCTGGTCGAGCGAGGAGGCAAAGGCGACGATGCCCCAGCGCGAGCAGCGGCCGTAGGTCGGCTTGATGCCGACGGTCGCGGTGAAGGCCGCCGGCTGGCGGATCGAGCCGCCGGTATCGGTCGCGGTCGCGCCCATGCAGAGCAGCGCCGCCACGGCCGAGGCCGAGCCGCCGGACGAGCCGCCCGGCACCAGCGTCGTGTTGGAGCCCTCGCGCCGCCAGGGATTGCCCACGGCACCGAAGCAGGAGGTCTCGTTCGACGAGCCCATCGCGAACTCGTCGTTGTTGAGCTTGCCGAGCATCACCGCGCCGTCGCGCCAGAGCTGCGAGGTGATGGTCGATTCGTAGGTCGGCACGAAATTGCCGAGTATCTTCGAACAGGCGGTGGTGCGCACGCCCTTGGTCGCGAACAGGTCCTTGATGCCGAGCGGAATGCCGGCGAGCGGGCCGGCATCGCCCTTGGCGATCTTGTCATCAGCCTCGCGCGCCATGGCGCGCGCCTGGTCTGGCGTCTCCAGGACGAAGGCGTTGAGCGCGCGCGCGGCTTCCATCGCGCCCAGATGCGCGTCGGTCAGCTCAAGCGACGTGAATGTCTTGTCGGCGAGACCCTTGCGGGCCTCGGCGAGCGTCAGCGATGTCAAATCGGTCATTTATTGATCGGGCTACAGAAGAACGGAGAGAGGGTCTTGTCGTTGGCAGGGTCGTCTTGCGTGACGTTTTTCTTGGCGGACGCATTCGCCGCCGCCTCGAGCTGGTCGAGCACGGCATTGACGGCCACGTTGGGATCGGCAGCCTTGCCCTGCCGCTCCATCGCGTCGAGATAGTTCATATAGGCCTGATAGGCCTTCTCATCGTCGCATAGCAGGCACATCGAACAGCGTCCTGAATTGCTCTCTTGTTGACGCGCTTTCTTGACGCGAACCGGTATCCACTTCGCTCGAAAACGCTATGTCACTCGACAACCTTCGGCACCAGGAAGAAATGGCCTTCGGTCGCCGGCGCGTTGGTAACGATATCGTCGGCGATCTCGCCGTCATTGACGACGTCCTGGCGCTTCTTCATCTCCATCGGGGTCACCGATGTCATGGGATCGACGCCGTCGACATTGACCTCCGAGAGCTGCTCGACGAAGGCAAGCATGGCGTTGAGTTCACCCTGGAGATGCGGAACCTCGTCGTCGGAAACCGCAATACGCGCGAGATGCGCGATGCGGCGGACGGTAGCGGCGTCAACGGACATATATAAGGCCTCGAGCGGCAGAAATCCTGTTCTGCCGTATAGCAGAGGCCGCTTTTGCGCCGCAACCGGCGTGGGCGCATGATCCGGAAAAGTGCGCAGCGGTTTTCCGGAAAGATCAAGCGCAAACAATAACCTAATGCGCGATGATCCTATCGCGCCCTAGCCGGCCAGCGCTTTCAGGCGGGCCTGCGCGGATTTGGCCAGCTCCCGGGTCAGTTCGGCCGCGGGCATCTCGCGCCCCATGCCGATGGCCTGGCCGGCCCAGAGATTGGTGAAATCCACCCTGCCCTGCTTTTCGGCTGCCGCCTTCAGCGGCCCCAGTGCGGTCGCGGCATGAGGAAAGGCCGGCGCGTCCGGCGAAATCGGGCCGGCCTCGCGCATCAGGCGGTTCTGCACGCCACGCGCGGGCCGGCCGGTCATCACATTGGTAATGACGGTGGAATCGTCCCGCGCTTCGGCGAGCGCCTTGCGGCCACCGGCGCTGACCTTGGACTCCGGGCAACGCAGATAGGCACTGCCGATCTGCACGCCGGCCGCACCGAGCGCGAAGGCGGCTGCGATGCCGCGCCCATCCGCGATACCGCCGCAGGCGATCACCGGCACTTTCACGGCATCGACGACCTGCGGCACCAGTGCGAAGGTGCCGGGCTGCTCCGAGATATTCTCGGTCAGGAACATGCCGCGATGGCCGCCCGCCTCGGCGCCCTGCGCGATCACCGCATCGACGCCGTGCTGCTCGAGCCAGACCGCCTCCTTCACCGTGGTGGCGGAGGAAATCACGATGCAGCCGGCCGCCTTGACGCGCTTGAGCAGCGCCGCCTCCGGCAGGCCGAAATGGAAGCTGACGACTTCCGGCTTCAACTCTTCGACGACCTCGCAGAACGCCGCATCGAACGGCGC
This genomic interval from Bradyrhizobium sp. CB82 contains the following:
- a CDS encoding UDP-N-acetylglucosamine-peptide N-acetylglucosaminyltransferase; the protein is MGRDDQAIGALERTVALDKAFPFALSKLVAFRQKRADWRSFGREQAALDEAVESGVAVDPFTFFHASSSPARQLTCVKTYVAEVAPERGVAVPTTTSPVSRLRVAYLSADFRSHATAHLTAGLFEEHDRERFDVSAISYGPDDRSEMRNRLKAAFERFEDVSHLTDEDVVKLIRQLDIDVLVDLGGFTAGARPKILAHRAAPIQVNYLGFPGTMGASYIDYVMADRIVIPEEEQKHYAEKVIYLPDSYQVTDARRPPLPNVPARSAVGLADDAFVYCAFNRTSKITPLMFDVWMRLLTRTAGSVLWLLDGDPIAGENLRREAVARGIAAERIVFAPHVPADEHLARHQLADLFLDTQPYNAHTAASDALWAGLPVLTCLGTAFAGRVAASLLNAVGLPELVTRSLDEYEGLALRIAHDSELRTALKRKLAMHRSTWPLFDTVGMTRHIEKALNEMWRRHCAGEAPASFAV
- the gatB gene encoding Asp-tRNA(Asn)/Glu-tRNA(Gln) amidotransferase subunit GatB, whose product is MSTATHKLLKGATGDWEMVIGMEIHAQVTSNSKLFSGASTAFGGEPNTHVSLVDAAMPGMLPVINEECVRQAVRTGLGLNAKINLRSVFDRKNYFYPDSPQGYQISQYKSPVVGEGEVIVELDGGRSVTVGIERLHLEQDAGKLLHDQSPSLSFVDLNRCGVALMEIVSKPDIRDAEQAKAYVTKLRSILRYLGTCDGDMEKGNLRADVNVSVRKPGGPLGTRCEIKNMNSINFIGQAIEYEARRQIEILEDGGEIDQETRLYDANKGETRSMRSKEEAHDYRYFPDPDLLPLEFSQSFVDELKAKLPELPDQKKTRFVADFGLSAYDASVLVAERESADFYETVLDRLANRTRDGKMAANWVINELFGRLNKEGHDITASPVSSGQLAAIIDLIGEGTISGKIAKDLFEIVWQEGGDPRALVESRGMKQVTDLSAIEKVVDDIIAANPDKVAQVKDKPQALGWFVGQVMKSSGGKANPQAVNDLLKSKLGN
- the gatA gene encoding Asp-tRNA(Asn)/Glu-tRNA(Gln) amidotransferase subunit GatA — protein: MTDLTSLTLAEARKGLADKTFTSLELTDAHLGAMEAARALNAFVLETPDQARAMAREADDKIAKGDAGPLAGIPLGIKDLFATKGVRTTACSKILGNFVPTYESTITSQLWRDGAVMLGKLNNDEFAMGSSNETSCFGAVGNPWRREGSNTTLVPGGSSGGSASAVAALLCMGATATDTGGSIRQPAAFTATVGIKPTYGRCSRWGIVAFASSLDQAGPIARSVRDSAMLLRSMAGHDPKDTTSVDIAVPDYEAAVGKSVKGMKIGIPKEYRLDGMPAEIEKLWEAGAAWLKAAGAELVEVSLPHTRYALPAYYIVAPAEASSNLARYDGVRYGLREQGRNVVEMYENTRAEGFGAEVKRRVMIGTYVLSAGYYDAYYLRAQKVRMLIKKDFEDCFAMGVDAILTPATPSAAFGIGEKGGADPVEMYLNDIFTVTVNMAGLPGIAVPAGKDAQGLPLGLQLIGRPFDEETLFSLGEVIEQAAGRFTPARWW
- the gatC gene encoding Asp-tRNA(Asn)/Glu-tRNA(Gln) amidotransferase subunit GatC codes for the protein MSVDAATVRRIAHLARIAVSDDEVPHLQGELNAMLAFVEQLSEVNVDGVDPMTSVTPMEMKKRQDVVNDGEIADDIVTNAPATEGHFFLVPKVVE
- a CDS encoding nitronate monooxygenase family protein produces the protein MWPDRRLIDLFKTEFPIVLAPMAGVMDAELVIAAAKGGALGSLPCAMLSAEKAREQVNLIRQQVTAPVNMNFFCHKPLELTAEAEARWKQRLAGYYKEHGLDPATPISAANRAPFDAAFCEVVEELKPEVVSFHFGLPEAALLKRVKAAGCIVISSATTVKEAVWLEQHGVDAVIAQGAEAGGHRGMFLTENISEQPGTFALVPQVVDAVKVPVIACGGIADGRGIAAAFALGAAGVQIGSAYLRCPESKVSAGGRKALAEARDDSTVITNVMTGRPARGVQNRLMREAGPISPDAPAFPHAATALGPLKAAAEKQGRVDFTNLWAGQAIGMGREMPAAELTRELAKSAQARLKALAG